Proteins co-encoded in one Papaver somniferum cultivar HN1 chromosome 5, ASM357369v1, whole genome shotgun sequence genomic window:
- the LOC113279145 gene encoding uncharacterized protein LOC113279145: protein MVHLLANFKKTYKSFSLQNHLWNAAKCYKKKHFEEHMAKMKAENADAAWYLLKEEKPQTWSRSHFEKDSKCEHLNNNFSESFNNMAKKMRDKPICKLGLMYGDLVMNTWYKRRNESAKWRDGDIVPKAMKLIEKMIALNPNFKLVPAVKYKVYEVISVHEAVFIMDLEKKICSCLQWELRGFPCQHDVCALAPMRPNWAELVS from the exons ATGGT GCACTTGCTTGCAAACTTCAAGAAGACCTACAAGAGTTTTAGTTTGCAGAATCATCTTTGGAATGCAGCTAAATGTTACAAGAAAAAGCATTTTGAG GAACATATGGCCAAGATGAAGGCTGAGAATGCTGATGCTGCTTGGTATCTcttgaaagaagaaaaaccaCAAACCTGGTCCAGGTCCCATTTCGAAAAAGACAGCAAATGTGAGCACCTTAATAATAACTTTTCTGAGTCCTTCAACAATATGGCAAAGAAGATGAGGGATAAGCCCATCTGCAAGTTAGGCCTGATGTATGGAGATCTGGTGATGAATACTTGGTATAAGAGAAGAAATGAGTCTGCAAAATGGAGAGATGGTGACATagttcctaaagcaatgaagttGATAGAAAAGATGATAGCTTTGAATCCTAATTTTAAGTTGGTTCCAGCTGTGAAGTACAAAGTCTATGAAGTGATTAGTGTGCATGAAGCAGTTTTTATTATGGATCTTGAGAAGAAAATTTGTAGCTGTTTGCAATGGGAGTTAAGGGGATTTCCATGCCAGCATGATGTATGTGCTTTGGCTCCAATGAGACCTAACTGGGCTGAGTTAGTTTCCTAA